In Thermodesulfobacteriota bacterium, the following proteins share a genomic window:
- a CDS encoding DUF169 domain-containing protein, which produces MIDSALMLDDVAFARAMLEKDELSPADQVLALRNLYRMKYFPVAVKFFFDREQLDAFKTSSDYRVPAYPFTFCHYLAASRQKGEILLGTGKELGCSNAKYCWGWKEFDEGEAKSHLKYVKDLAQAERFVRTKKRLPHGLLAFATAPLHRASFAPDIIHGICDVLQSYHLANDWCAAMDIQPFEMVMTMNSSACQGVTGVYVSRKPNITQMCSGSYTAGKTEQGEINWIWPGEQLMPTVRWMLERTVRDGGASYPRTGESYPGFNMCKLCPFLVFKKPKD; this is translated from the coding sequence ATGATCGATTCCGCCCTGATGCTGGATGACGTCGCTTTTGCCCGGGCCATGCTCGAAAAGGACGAGCTGTCCCCCGCCGACCAGGTGCTTGCCTTGCGCAACCTCTACCGCATGAAGTACTTCCCGGTGGCGGTGAAATTCTTCTTTGACCGGGAGCAGCTGGACGCCTTCAAGACGAGCAGCGACTACCGGGTGCCCGCCTACCCCTTCACCTTTTGTCATTATCTCGCTGCCTCGCGCCAGAAGGGGGAGATCCTCCTGGGCACTGGCAAGGAGCTGGGCTGCTCCAACGCCAAGTACTGCTGGGGCTGGAAGGAATTCGACGAAGGCGAGGCCAAGAGCCATCTCAAGTATGTCAAGGACCTGGCCCAGGCGGAGCGGTTCGTCAGGACCAAGAAGCGGCTGCCCCACGGCCTTCTGGCCTTTGCCACCGCCCCCCTGCACCGGGCTTCCTTTGCCCCGGACATCATCCACGGCATCTGCGATGTTCTGCAGTCCTACCACCTGGCCAACGACTGGTGCGCCGCCATGGACATCCAGCCCTTCGAGATGGTGATGACCATGAACAGCTCCGCCTGCCAGGGGGTGACCGGCGTCTACGTGAGCAGGAAGCCCAACATCACCCAGATGTGCAGCGGCTCGTACACCGCCGGCAAGACCGAGCAGGGGGAGATCAACTGGATCTGGCCCGGCGAGCAGCTGATGCCCACCGTGCGCTGGATGCTGGAGCGCACCGTCCGGGATGGTGGCGCCTCCTACCCCCGCACCGGCGAGTCGTACCCCGGCTTCAACATGTGCAAGCTGTGCCCCTTCCTGGTCTTCAAGAAGCCCAAGGACTGA
- a CDS encoding sulfite exporter TauE/SafE family protein: MIVTFWGQEFKVNIILGCIGGFAIAVISSMFGFGGGPFMVPLMTVGLGLPMYVVVGSSLLAIFFNTVMGTTRHYMFGNFDLTFFLIMFPAAILGGFIAPQIAKRVSPIAVKRVAVAGLLILALSLLGVF, translated from the coding sequence ATGATCGTCACGTTCTGGGGACAGGAGTTCAAGGTCAACATCATTCTTGGCTGCATCGGCGGTTTTGCCATCGCCGTCATCTCTTCCATGTTCGGCTTCGGCGGCGGCCCTTTCATGGTACCCCTCATGACCGTCGGCCTCGGCCTACCCATGTACGTGGTGGTGGGCAGCTCGCTGTTGGCCATCTTCTTCAATACCGTCATGGGCACCACCCGCCACTACATGTTCGGCAACTTCGATCTCACCTTCTTTCTGATCATGTTCCCGGCGGCCATTCTGGGCGGCTTCATCGCCCCGCAGATCGCGAAACGGGTCAGCCCCATCGCCGTGAAGCGGGTGGCGGTAGCTGGTCTTCTGATCCTGGCCTTAAGCCTCCTGGGTGTCTTCTAG
- a CDS encoding sulfite exporter TauE/SafE family protein has translation MRSRQALVGVVLILGLLTGVAGAQAETPASSAPVTIHLDKQVLENGGRITVTGTAPAGKPVFLELWAEEQVRASRFDADPDKETGKRPYLLYMTSQMPAFYKVVVPKNQQEALDKAKKEGKKWSFSQVLKDTGADAIYAAPAKIGIDRYQATLMGSIIGSRGDLLPAMDDKENRKRSMQLVKARFRDLDKVMAADLEVSPDGSFNAEIRIRSGLAPGRYSVVAAVDKSTRSAPLAFENRISFPVIYLANAGASLNLFLPFLLTLAIAIFGVLMGAGGGFIMNPLFVSLWPLPHTVVAGTVMPTVLFSQGSGIYNYSKIRFISWKLGVAIGLAMVAGGFIGPKLTELITLDQFKFVFGWILVVLAGLMFWQTLPGHLEKNKKEQAILKEFKKRAEEAAARK, from the coding sequence ATGCGCTCGCGGCAAGCCCTCGTCGGAGTGGTCCTCATCCTCGGCCTATTGACTGGCGTCGCTGGCGCCCAGGCCGAGACCCCCGCCAGTTCGGCCCCGGTAACGATCCATCTGGACAAACAGGTCCTCGAAAATGGCGGCCGCATCACGGTTACCGGCACCGCTCCGGCCGGCAAGCCGGTCTTTCTGGAGCTGTGGGCAGAGGAACAAGTCCGGGCCTCCCGCTTCGATGCCGACCCGGACAAGGAGACCGGCAAGAGGCCGTACCTGCTGTACATGACCAGCCAGATGCCGGCCTTCTACAAGGTGGTCGTGCCCAAGAATCAGCAGGAGGCCCTGGACAAGGCCAAGAAGGAAGGCAAGAAATGGAGCTTCTCCCAGGTGCTCAAAGACACCGGCGCGGATGCCATCTATGCCGCACCGGCCAAGATCGGCATCGACCGCTACCAGGCCACCCTCATGGGCAGCATCATCGGCTCCCGGGGGGATCTCCTGCCGGCCATGGACGACAAGGAGAACAGGAAGCGCAGCATGCAGCTCGTCAAGGCTCGCTTCCGGGACCTGGACAAGGTCATGGCGGCCGACCTGGAGGTGAGTCCGGACGGCAGCTTCAATGCCGAGATCAGGATCCGCTCCGGCCTGGCGCCGGGCAGGTACTCGGTCGTTGCCGCCGTGGACAAGAGCACCCGGAGCGCTCCCTTGGCCTTCGAGAACCGGATCAGCTTTCCGGTCATCTACCTGGCCAACGCCGGCGCCAGCCTCAATCTCTTTCTCCCCTTCCTCCTCACCCTGGCCATCGCCATCTTCGGCGTGCTCATGGGCGCCGGCGGCGGCTTCATCATGAACCCCCTCTTCGTCTCCCTCTGGCCCCTGCCCCACACGGTGGTGGCCGGCACCGTCATGCCCACGGTGCTGTTCTCCCAGGGCAGCGGCATCTACAACTACTCGAAGATCAGGTTCATCAGCTGGAAGCTGGGGGTGGCCATCGGCCTGGCCATGGTGGCCGGCGGCTTCATTGGTCCCAAGCTCACCGAGCTCATCACCCTGGACCAGTTCAAATTCGTTTTCGGCTGGATTCTGGTGGTGCTGGCCGGCCTCATGTTCTGGCAGACCCTGCCTGGCCATCTCGAAAAGAACAAAAAGGAACAGGCGATCCTGAAGGAGTTCAAGAAGCGGGCGGAAGAAGCCGCCGCCAGAAAGTAG
- a CDS encoding rhodanese-like domain-containing protein, whose amino-acid sequence MKKMLLFVLCIACGLAGPAHAGDRFPYKVKGEHKGGDVTPTQAWEMVQKDPEHTFIVDVRTRSEYQDIGHPAGAINIPWLFATFRPGKDGYDKVLNPNFAQDLLARFNPKTDTLLLLCRSAERTIAATTAAVDAGFPAERVFNVLGGFEGDKEKNPKSPDLGKRTLGGWRLEGLPWTYDMNPKLMYRRDFQQ is encoded by the coding sequence ATGAAAAAGATGCTGCTGTTCGTGCTGTGCATCGCCTGCGGGCTGGCAGGCCCGGCCCATGCCGGCGACAGGTTCCCGTACAAGGTGAAGGGCGAGCACAAAGGGGGCGACGTCACCCCCACCCAGGCGTGGGAGATGGTTCAGAAGGATCCGGAGCACACCTTCATCGTCGATGTGCGCACCCGCTCCGAGTACCAGGACATCGGCCATCCGGCGGGCGCCATCAACATCCCCTGGCTGTTCGCCACCTTCCGGCCCGGCAAGGATGGCTACGACAAGGTCCTCAATCCCAACTTCGCCCAGGATCTCCTGGCCCGCTTCAATCCCAAGACCGACACCCTGCTCCTCCTCTGCCGCAGTGCCGAGCGCACCATCGCCGCCACCACCGCCGCGGTCGACGCCGGGTTTCCCGCCGAGCGCGTCTTCAACGTCCTGGGCGGCTTCGAGGGCGACAAGGAGAAGAACCCCAAGAGCCCGGACCTGGGCAAGCGCACCCTGGGAGGCTGGCGCCTGGAGGGCCTGCCCTGGACCTACGACATGAACCCCAAGCTCATGTACCGGCGGGACTTCCAGCAGTAA
- a CDS encoding ATP-binding protein, whose product MDEPVSELDARLLVGYHIGEDLLIGLLCLAMVWRAYRLLRRPEAPLTAETGARVWLLAAGFAIHGASSLLHGAVHTAAWASNLLYQTLLGYCLGLLLIVSAVSLERPAGKKALALGYLPLLFLLLPSVHSRLPLFGELRPLVWISVAYLAGLISMLYLAAAYRTQDHRFLGLAGGFALLCIAASFLFFPAPIGSQAWLHGHLLRPVGFVVIVASLGQREMALHQGSILYRALTAFGLLAAVPLVSFGTAVFYESIRPVNILGQRLLLFLLFLVTVTATLVFGLGLIIRLVRPILLLKRSVAGLAASDLRARIPAAGNDEIGELGSAFNDMLTRLRLAMDEQQRLCQLAATGELAATLAHEIRNPLLAIDGAAEYIGKNFSGELVREFVGIIRSEATRIQRLTSALMTFAQPQELRLRAVDLGEVVRGTATLMGTEAREQRVTLETSLAADLPPALGDGDQIKQVLINLVLNALQAVAKGGQVHIGTGFREGMLAVTVADNGPGIPAALQGRIFHPFFTTKARGTGLGLAVSRNIARAHGGDLTVESAPGQGSTFTLLLRAVEKRP is encoded by the coding sequence GTGGACGAGCCTGTTTCGGAACTGGATGCCCGCCTGCTTGTGGGCTACCACATCGGCGAGGATCTCCTGATCGGCCTCCTGTGTCTGGCCATGGTCTGGCGAGCCTACCGGCTGCTCCGCCGGCCGGAGGCGCCGCTCACTGCGGAGACCGGAGCCCGGGTCTGGCTGCTGGCCGCTGGCTTCGCCATCCACGGCGCCAGCAGTCTCCTCCACGGCGCGGTCCATACCGCCGCCTGGGCTTCGAACCTCCTCTACCAGACCCTGCTTGGCTACTGTCTTGGCCTGCTGCTCATCGTCAGCGCCGTCTCCCTGGAGCGGCCGGCGGGCAAGAAGGCCCTGGCCCTGGGCTACCTGCCCCTCCTGTTCCTCCTGCTGCCGTCTGTCCACAGCCGCCTGCCCCTTTTTGGCGAGCTGCGGCCCCTGGTCTGGATCAGCGTTGCCTACCTGGCGGGTCTCATCTCCATGCTCTATCTGGCAGCGGCCTACCGGACGCAGGACCATCGCTTTTTGGGCTTGGCCGGTGGCTTCGCCCTCCTGTGCATCGCCGCCTCCTTTCTCTTCTTTCCCGCGCCCATCGGCTCTCAGGCCTGGCTCCACGGCCATCTCCTGCGGCCGGTGGGGTTCGTCGTCATTGTCGCCAGCCTGGGGCAGCGGGAGATGGCGCTGCACCAGGGCAGCATCCTCTACCGGGCGCTCACCGCCTTCGGCCTGCTTGCCGCCGTGCCCCTGGTCTCCTTCGGGACGGCGGTCTTCTACGAGAGCATCCGGCCGGTCAATATCCTCGGCCAGCGGTTGCTGCTCTTCCTGCTCTTTCTGGTCACCGTCACCGCGACCCTGGTCTTCGGCCTCGGGCTCATCATCCGCCTGGTGCGGCCGATCCTGCTCCTCAAACGGTCGGTGGCGGGACTGGCGGCCAGCGATTTGCGGGCCCGGATTCCGGCGGCAGGCAATGACGAGATCGGCGAGCTGGGGAGCGCCTTCAACGACATGCTGACCCGGCTGCGGCTGGCCATGGACGAGCAGCAGCGGCTGTGCCAGCTGGCCGCCACCGGCGAGCTGGCTGCTACCCTGGCCCATGAGATCAGAAACCCGCTTCTGGCCATCGACGGCGCTGCCGAGTATATCGGCAAGAACTTCTCCGGGGAGCTGGTCCGGGAGTTCGTGGGCATCATCCGTTCCGAGGCGACCCGGATCCAGCGCCTCACCAGCGCCCTCATGACCTTTGCCCAGCCCCAGGAACTGAGGCTTCGCGCCGTGGATCTGGGGGAAGTCGTCCGGGGGACCGCGACCCTCATGGGCACCGAGGCCAGGGAGCAGCGGGTGACCCTGGAGACCAGCCTGGCGGCGGATCTGCCGCCGGCCCTCGGGGATGGGGATCAGATCAAGCAGGTCCTCATCAACCTGGTGCTGAACGCCTTGCAGGCGGTGGCCAAGGGCGGTCAGGTGCACATCGGCACGGGATTCCGGGAGGGGATGCTGGCGGTGACGGTGGCCGACAACGGCCCCGGCATCCCGGCAGCGCTCCAGGGACGGATCTTCCATCCCTTCTTCACCACCAAGGCCCGGGGCACGGGCCTGGGCCTGGCCGTCTCCCGGAACATTGCCCGAGCCCATGGCGGAGACCTCACCGTGGAAAGCGCCCCTGGGCAGGGTAGCACCTTCACCCTGCTGCTACGAGCGGTCGAGAAGAGGCCATGA